One part of the Streptomyces lydicus genome encodes these proteins:
- a CDS encoding rod shape-determining protein, which translates to MASSTSSATYDIGIDLGTANTLVYARGKGVVLNEPSVVAVNASGEVVAVGLEAKRTIGRTPSGITAMRPLKEGVIADFDAAEQMLRALMKKALPGRRFSRPRVVICVPSGITGVERRAVVDSARAAGAREVHLIEEPMAAAIGAGLPVDEPVGCMVVDIGGGTTEVAVVSMGGLVTARSVRVAGDALDAAVTSYVKKKHSLDIGERTAEDIKIALGSAVWTPVDVDEEGEPERRTTYTVRGRDHVNGLPRLQEITEEEIREALAEPVEAIVRAVHHTLDDCPPELSGDIIERGIALTGGGALLRGLDRRLRQEMGVPVRIADDPLDCVVNGTAKCVDEFATLHGLLTGAKEQPRRTVRL; encoded by the coding sequence ATGGCGTCCAGCACTTCGTCCGCCACCTACGACATAGGCATCGACCTCGGCACCGCCAACACCCTGGTGTACGCCCGCGGCAAGGGCGTGGTGCTGAACGAGCCGTCCGTCGTCGCCGTCAACGCCTCCGGCGAGGTCGTCGCCGTGGGCCTGGAGGCCAAACGGACCATCGGCCGCACCCCGTCCGGCATCACCGCGATGCGCCCCCTCAAGGAGGGGGTGATCGCCGACTTCGACGCAGCCGAGCAGATGCTGCGCGCCCTGATGAAGAAGGCCCTCCCCGGCCGCCGCTTCTCCAGGCCGCGGGTGGTCATCTGCGTGCCCTCCGGGATCACCGGCGTCGAACGGCGCGCGGTCGTCGACTCCGCCCGGGCCGCCGGAGCCCGCGAGGTGCACCTGATAGAGGAGCCGATGGCCGCCGCGATCGGCGCCGGCCTGCCGGTGGACGAGCCGGTCGGCTGCATGGTGGTGGACATCGGCGGCGGCACGACCGAGGTCGCCGTCGTCTCCATGGGCGGCCTGGTCACGGCGCGGTCCGTACGGGTCGCCGGCGACGCCCTCGACGCGGCCGTCACCTCGTACGTCAAGAAGAAGCACTCCCTGGACATCGGGGAGCGCACCGCGGAGGACATCAAGATCGCCCTCGGTTCCGCGGTCTGGACGCCGGTCGACGTCGACGAGGAGGGCGAGCCGGAACGCCGCACCACCTACACCGTCCGCGGCCGCGACCACGTCAACGGACTGCCCCGCCTCCAGGAGATCACCGAGGAGGAGATCCGCGAGGCCCTGGCCGAACCGGTCGAGGCGATCGTCCGCGCCGTCCACCACACCCTCGACGACTGCCCCCCTGAGCTGTCCGGCGACATCATCGAGCGCGGCATCGCACTGACCGGCGGCGGCGCCCTGCTGCGCGGCCTGGACCGGCGGCTGCGGCAGGAGATGGGCGTCCCCGTGCGGATCGCCGACGACCCCCTGGACTGCGTGGTCAACGGCACCGCCAAGTGCGTGGACGAATTCGCCACCCTGCACGGGCTGCTGACGGGCGCGAAGGAACAGCCGAGGCGGACGGTGCGGCTGTAG
- a CDS encoding alpha/beta hydrolase — MRTALFRPVIAMITLTVLAATAGCGTHATPPSPVRFAGGARTSAALHTTPPGKHSLVQWPTRPITFTEESRVGGAGRNTPIGVTTLHGPRSGFTGKVWVWAPPEYYEKRNANKGFPVMEALPGSYGYPVNYWIGSDLKLEESLAQWSKNGTSLPFILVMPVLNPNDKQYYDGSDIPGQPKIGTWLSQDVPDLVRQNFRTLRTRDAWAIMGSSSGGFAALKNVLQNPRAFKMAIPNGPDIVPDSPLWNGHAKEERENNPEVLARRLIARGGPEVYVAFQDGSREYTVLPKVRKFIAQYGHGPVHTRLQIVPGGTHSAATYVKGLGEGTMRWVSAHMQGPTA, encoded by the coding sequence GTGCGCACAGCCCTGTTCCGTCCGGTGATCGCGATGATCACCCTCACCGTCCTCGCCGCCACGGCCGGCTGCGGCACGCATGCCACCCCGCCCTCCCCCGTGCGCTTCGCCGGCGGCGCCAGGACCAGCGCCGCGCTGCACACCACGCCACCGGGCAAGCACTCGCTGGTGCAGTGGCCCACCCGGCCGATCACCTTCACCGAGGAGAGCCGGGTCGGCGGGGCCGGCCGGAACACCCCGATCGGCGTGACCACCCTGCACGGGCCCAGGTCCGGCTTCACCGGGAAGGTGTGGGTGTGGGCCCCGCCGGAGTACTACGAGAAGCGCAACGCGAACAAGGGCTTCCCGGTGATGGAGGCGCTGCCCGGCTCCTACGGCTACCCCGTCAACTACTGGATCGGCTCCGACCTCAAGCTGGAGGAGAGCCTCGCCCAGTGGTCGAAGAACGGCACCAGCCTGCCGTTCATCCTCGTCATGCCGGTGCTCAACCCCAACGACAAGCAGTACTACGACGGAAGCGACATACCCGGCCAGCCGAAGATCGGCACCTGGCTCAGCCAGGACGTGCCCGACCTCGTGCGGCAGAACTTCCGCACCCTCAGGACCCGCGACGCCTGGGCGATCATGGGCTCCTCCTCGGGCGGCTTCGCGGCGCTGAAGAACGTCCTGCAGAACCCGCGCGCCTTCAAGATGGCGATCCCCAACGGGCCGGACATCGTGCCCGACTCCCCGCTGTGGAACGGCCACGCCAAGGAGGAGCGCGAGAACAACCCCGAGGTGCTCGCCCGCCGGCTGATCGCGCGCGGCGGCCCGGAGGTCTACGTCGCCTTCCAGGACGGCTCCCGGGAGTACACCGTGCTGCCGAAGGTCCGGAAGTTCATCGCGCAGTACGGGCACGGGCCGGTGCACACCCGGCTGCAGATCGTGCCGGGCGGCACGCACAGCGCGGCGACCTATGTGAAGGGCCTGGGCGAGGGCACGATGCGCTGGGTCAGCGCCCACATGCAGGGGCCGACCGCCTGA
- a CDS encoding FUSC family protein, producing the protein MGWSRALREAARSGLTIERAKLTPLIAVRGSVGVAVVIGLCLWRGDPVLAVSSAFGAFSSGIVTFQRSMRPRPVLALAVAGALAVSTFLGYLVAAHTAAFVVLLAGWTFLAGMAWAIGPVSGLAGTQTVAIMLVTVTLPTSVLGALQHAALIFFGGVVQATLIVVFPVRPWGTQRDALADALAAEADYARRLRQDPVAPFDPAPLMDARLASTVTARQARRRPAQLHGPRGVAERLRPVLASLADPVVGAPLEGPERDRARDLLAAAATVLDAVAHAVRHARPVRLPPEAMATLEVPATGPMLTGAARRSAYRLISLLVDAVELTDEPVRSTRPTTEAERGHLLRPSVPRLVPVALRALHREARWSSHIFRHALRVAAVAAAGYLLGAALPFGHGYWAPLASVMVMRPDFAQTYARGVARFSGTLVGVTVGGALMAVVHPGEYLSAALAVVCVWLMYLLMRTGFSVTSACVAAYVVFLLGIAGAGWEQTVEERVVLTLLGGLLALLSYALFPAWETPRLRDRLAEWLAANGRYAMAVYGRHARPAEGRPRQVREALLDARAARAAWEESEARAEKEPVRHRGLSAGSAKAAGAALATMGRVTMILEAHLPDKDAEPSPGAAAFAAELGPSLERAERAVRERGTLEWSALRTVWERWDAETGSEGVAPRAADLLLDALDDLAEALSRGPAGGDGAAPGTIRAPQ; encoded by the coding sequence ATGGGCTGGTCGCGTGCGCTGAGGGAAGCGGCCCGCTCCGGGCTGACGATCGAGCGGGCCAAGCTCACCCCGCTGATCGCCGTCCGCGGCTCGGTCGGTGTCGCCGTCGTCATCGGCCTGTGCCTGTGGCGCGGCGACCCGGTCCTCGCGGTCTCGTCGGCCTTCGGCGCGTTCTCCTCCGGCATCGTCACCTTCCAGCGCAGTATGCGGCCGCGCCCGGTCCTCGCGCTCGCCGTGGCCGGCGCGCTGGCGGTCTCCACCTTCCTCGGCTACCTGGTGGCCGCGCACACCGCCGCGTTCGTGGTGCTGCTCGCCGGCTGGACGTTCCTGGCCGGGATGGCCTGGGCGATCGGCCCGGTCTCCGGACTGGCCGGCACCCAGACCGTGGCGATCATGCTGGTCACCGTCACCCTGCCGACGTCCGTCCTGGGCGCGTTGCAGCACGCCGCGCTGATCTTCTTCGGCGGTGTCGTCCAGGCCACCCTCATCGTCGTCTTCCCGGTCCGCCCCTGGGGCACCCAACGCGACGCGCTGGCCGACGCGCTGGCCGCGGAGGCCGACTACGCCCGGCGGCTGCGGCAGGACCCGGTCGCCCCGTTCGACCCCGCGCCCCTGATGGACGCCCGGCTCGCCTCCACCGTGACCGCCCGTCAGGCCAGGCGCCGCCCGGCCCAGCTGCACGGCCCGCGCGGGGTCGCCGAGCGGCTCCGCCCGGTCCTCGCCTCGCTCGCCGACCCGGTCGTCGGCGCGCCCCTGGAGGGCCCCGAACGAGACCGGGCCCGCGACCTGCTGGCCGCCGCGGCCACCGTCCTGGACGCCGTCGCGCACGCCGTACGGCACGCCAGGCCGGTACGGCTGCCGCCGGAGGCGATGGCCACCCTCGAAGTGCCCGCGACCGGCCCGATGCTGACGGGCGCCGCCCGCCGCTCCGCCTACCGGCTGATCTCCCTGCTCGTCGACGCCGTCGAACTCACCGACGAGCCGGTCCGGTCCACCCGCCCCACCACCGAGGCCGAGCGCGGCCATCTGCTGCGGCCCAGCGTCCCCCGGCTCGTACCGGTCGCGCTGCGGGCACTGCACCGCGAGGCCCGGTGGTCCTCGCACATCTTCCGGCACGCCCTGCGGGTGGCCGCGGTGGCCGCGGCCGGCTATCTGCTGGGCGCCGCGCTGCCGTTCGGCCACGGCTACTGGGCGCCGCTCGCCTCCGTCATGGTGATGCGCCCCGACTTCGCCCAGACGTACGCGCGCGGCGTGGCCCGCTTCAGCGGCACCCTCGTCGGGGTCACCGTCGGCGGCGCGCTGATGGCCGTGGTGCACCCCGGCGAGTACCTGAGCGCCGCGCTCGCCGTGGTCTGCGTCTGGCTGATGTACCTGCTGATGCGCACCGGCTTCTCGGTGACGTCGGCCTGTGTGGCCGCCTATGTCGTGTTCCTGCTCGGCATCGCGGGCGCGGGCTGGGAGCAGACCGTCGAGGAGCGCGTCGTGCTCACCCTCCTCGGCGGGCTGCTCGCGCTGCTGTCGTACGCGCTGTTCCCCGCCTGGGAGACGCCCCGCCTGCGCGACCGCCTCGCCGAGTGGCTGGCGGCCAACGGGCGCTACGCGATGGCCGTCTACGGGCGCCACGCCCGGCCCGCCGAGGGCCGCCCCCGGCAGGTCCGCGAGGCGCTGCTGGACGCCCGCGCCGCCCGGGCGGCCTGGGAGGAGAGCGAGGCCAGGGCGGAGAAGGAACCGGTGCGGCACCGTGGCCTGTCGGCCGGCTCGGCGAAGGCCGCCGGCGCCGCGCTCGCCACGATGGGCCGGGTCACGATGATCCTGGAGGCCCACCTCCCCGACAAGGACGCCGAACCGTCGCCCGGCGCCGCCGCGTTCGCCGCCGAGCTGGGCCCCTCGCTGGAGCGCGCCGAGCGGGCCGTGCGCGAGCGCGGGACGCTGGAGTGGAGCGCGCTGCGTACCGTGTGGGAGCGGTGGGACGCCGAGACCGGCAGCGAGGGCGTCGCGCCGCGCGCCGCCGACCTGCTGCTGGACGCCCTCGACGACCTCGCCGAGGCGCTGTCGAGGGGGCCGGCCGGAGGTGACGGGGCGGCTCCGGGAACCATCCGGGCTCCCCAGTAG